In Pajaroellobacter abortibovis, the following are encoded in one genomic region:
- the gnd gene encoding phosphogluconate dehydrogenase (NAD(+)-dependent, decarboxylating), with product MRIGMIGLGKMGANMVRRLLNKGYQVVVYDQQPSAIQLCEKEGAIAATSLQDVVAQLTLPRCVWVMVPSGEATEKTIHDVSLSLSASDIVIDGGNSYFRDTIRRARELSSRGIHLLDAGTSGGICGLQNGYCLMVGGEVSAYQHLIPIFAALAPSEGFAHVGPAGAGHFVKMVHNGIEYAMMQAYAEGFEILKKSEFGFDLESIAHLWNQGSVIRSWLLELAHAAFAKDPELHLVKGYVEDSGEGRWTVQEAIHESVPAPTIANALFARFASREEDAFSLRLLAALRNEFGGHAVKKNEKGAI from the coding sequence ATGCGTATTGGAATGATAGGGCTCGGAAAAATGGGTGCTAATATGGTGCGTAGGCTCTTAAATAAGGGCTATCAGGTGGTTGTGTACGATCAGCAGCCGAGCGCTATTCAACTATGTGAGAAAGAAGGGGCTATTGCTGCTACTTCTCTTCAGGATGTTGTTGCTCAGTTGACCCTTCCTCGTTGCGTTTGGGTGATGGTTCCAAGCGGAGAAGCTACGGAAAAGACCATTCATGACGTTTCTCTTTCTCTTTCTGCTTCGGATATCGTGATCGATGGAGGAAATTCTTATTTTCGCGATACGATCCGACGCGCTCGAGAGCTCTCATCACGAGGGATTCATTTACTGGATGCGGGTACCTCTGGGGGGATTTGTGGGCTTCAGAATGGATACTGCCTGATGGTTGGAGGAGAAGTTTCTGCGTATCAGCATTTAATCCCTATCTTTGCTGCTCTCGCCCCTTCGGAGGGTTTTGCTCATGTGGGACCAGCAGGAGCAGGCCATTTTGTCAAAATGGTTCATAACGGGATTGAATATGCGATGATGCAGGCCTATGCAGAAGGATTTGAAATCTTAAAAAAGAGCGAATTCGGTTTCGATCTGGAATCGATTGCGCATCTATGGAATCAAGGAAGCGTGATACGTTCTTGGTTGCTCGAGCTGGCCCATGCAGCCTTTGCCAAGGATCCTGAACTCCATCTGGTTAAAGGCTATGTTGAAGACTCAGGAGAGGGACGCTGGACAGTTCAAGAGGCCATTCATGAATCGGTTCCTGCACCTACCATTGCGAACGCTTTGTTTGCTCGATTTGCTTCTCGAGAGGAGGATGCATTTTCCTTGCGTCTCCTTGCTGCGCTGCGCAATGAATTCGGCGGGCATGCAGTGAAGAAAAATGAAAAAGGGGCCATTTGA
- the tkt gene encoding transketolase: protein MAASQEPIVQQCVNTIKALAMDAVEKAKSGHPGTPMGLSSIAFELWTNYLRHDPHDPHWIGRDRFVLSAGHASMLLYALLHLSGYDLPLSELESFRQWGSKTPGHPEHDLTPGVETTTGPLGQGVGNAVGFALAVKIHAARFGQPFAPIRVFVIASDGDIMEGVSGEASSLAGHLELDNLIMIYDDNHITIDGNTSIAFSEDVAKRYEAYGWFVQSIDGHDHAQIRTALDRAIAEKDRPSFIRARTHIAQGAPHAVDTPEAHGAPLGEQEIQLTKKNMGWDPKRHFHIPQEVKDFFKEHGRKLAKQREVYNQQWNEWRVNHPKLAAEFNDFQTKKIPADLYEQLLQALGSEEEATRILSYKAQQIVGKLVPSLIGGAADLAASTKTLLKGEGDIARGQFQGRNIHFGIREHAMGAICNGLALFGGIIPYGSTFLIFSDYMRPSVRLSALMKLQCLWIYTHDSLFLGEDGPTHQPIEHLSSLHLIPDLQIVRPADGMEIAAAWVLALAYRKGPTAFALARQKLPRILRDSTVKNNDLLKGFYIVQEAKGGAPNLVLIATGSELHLAVGAKVKLEQQGHRVRVVSALSWEQFAKQDVSYQQAVLPPSTQKVSIEAGRTALWRKWVGEQGLCIGLDHFGASAPAHVLAEKFGFTVDAVSTSIQRWLRGQT from the coding sequence ATGGCAGCATCTCAAGAACCTATCGTCCAGCAATGTGTCAACACCATTAAAGCGCTTGCGATGGATGCCGTAGAGAAAGCAAAAAGTGGCCATCCAGGAACCCCTATGGGACTTTCCTCCATTGCTTTTGAGCTTTGGACCAATTACTTGCGACACGATCCCCACGATCCTCATTGGATAGGGAGGGATCGGTTTGTGTTATCTGCCGGTCACGCTTCCATGCTGCTCTATGCTCTTTTGCACTTGTCAGGATACGATCTGCCTTTGTCTGAACTCGAGTCCTTTCGCCAGTGGGGCTCCAAAACGCCTGGTCACCCTGAACATGATCTAACTCCAGGCGTAGAAACAACAACAGGCCCGCTTGGACAGGGAGTTGGCAATGCAGTGGGCTTTGCACTCGCTGTGAAGATTCACGCAGCCCGCTTCGGTCAGCCCTTTGCTCCGATTCGCGTATTTGTCATCGCATCTGATGGCGATATCATGGAAGGAGTTAGCGGAGAGGCCTCCAGTCTCGCAGGCCACCTGGAGCTCGATAACCTCATCATGATCTACGATGACAATCACATCACTATCGATGGGAATACATCTATTGCTTTCTCAGAAGATGTAGCAAAGCGATATGAAGCATATGGATGGTTTGTACAGTCGATCGATGGACATGATCACGCCCAGATCCGAACGGCTCTCGATCGAGCTATCGCGGAAAAAGATCGCCCTTCTTTTATCCGAGCGCGTACGCATATTGCGCAAGGAGCTCCCCATGCTGTCGATACACCTGAAGCCCATGGCGCACCTCTCGGAGAGCAAGAGATCCAACTGACCAAAAAGAACATGGGATGGGATCCTAAGCGTCACTTCCACATCCCACAAGAGGTGAAAGACTTTTTCAAAGAGCACGGCCGAAAACTAGCGAAACAGCGTGAGGTCTACAATCAGCAATGGAATGAATGGAGAGTCAACCATCCCAAGCTTGCTGCAGAATTCAACGATTTTCAGACGAAGAAAATCCCTGCCGATCTTTATGAACAGCTTCTCCAAGCCCTCGGCTCTGAAGAAGAAGCAACTCGCATTTTGTCCTACAAAGCGCAACAAATTGTGGGGAAGTTGGTCCCTTCACTGATAGGTGGAGCAGCTGATCTTGCAGCTTCAACCAAGACCCTCCTTAAAGGAGAAGGGGATATAGCGCGCGGTCAATTTCAAGGGCGCAATATCCACTTCGGCATTCGAGAACACGCGATGGGGGCTATCTGCAACGGGTTAGCTCTCTTCGGAGGCATTATCCCCTACGGGTCAACCTTCTTGATATTCAGCGATTACATGCGTCCATCCGTTCGTTTGAGCGCATTGATGAAACTGCAATGCCTCTGGATCTACACCCATGATTCCCTTTTCCTAGGAGAAGATGGCCCTACGCATCAACCGATCGAGCACCTTTCCTCCTTGCACTTGATTCCTGATTTACAGATTGTACGACCTGCAGACGGAATGGAGATCGCTGCTGCATGGGTGCTTGCGCTAGCCTACCGAAAGGGACCCACTGCTTTCGCGCTCGCTCGCCAGAAATTACCGCGCATTCTCCGCGATTCAACGGTTAAGAACAATGACCTGCTAAAAGGATTTTATATTGTTCAAGAAGCAAAGGGGGGAGCTCCCAACTTAGTCCTTATCGCTACGGGCAGTGAACTTCATCTCGCTGTGGGTGCCAAAGTGAAGCTAGAACAGCAAGGACATCGTGTTCGTGTAGTCAGCGCTTTGTCTTGGGAGCAATTTGCAAAGCAAGATGTATCGTATCAGCAGGCGGTCTTACCTCCCTCCACCCAAAAGGTATCTATCGAAGCGGGCCGAACAGCTTTGTGGCGTAAATGGGTCGGAGAGCAAGGGCTCTGCATTGGGCTCGATCACTTTGGAGCAAGTGCACCCGCTCATGTACTTGCTGAAAAGTTCGGATTTACCGTAGATGCCGTTTCAACCTCCATTCAAAGATGGTTGAGGGGCCAAACCTAA
- the mltG gene encoding endolytic transglycosylase MltG, which yields MKPFSKKKYQKKNRGIPLGGKKHNGRRRLRKRHTHSPLLYWGQRIFLALIGVSAMVFCPALLFYSQAKYQGEEREIEISLEEVPSIHALAHQLVELGAAQGPTPLLSLYIAATGGTGRIMKGPHFFTNRLSPYELLGRLRRSTWLHRVKITIPEGWTRFDIARLLHEHRVCSSRSFLVATLDQALLKTLQIPAKSAEGYLFPATYEFLPNSTPQQLIMRMKEEFNFRYRALEAHRAPSEESSHPSGWGMHAIVTLASIIEKEAAVDEERGLIASVFLNRLVSPSFQPKLLQSDATAGYGCLTSPQLDSCTGYKGKIKRSILVDPINPYNTYKHEGLPPGPISNPGAKSLEATLFPPSSPFFYFVSRGEGRHTFSTTYAEHIDAIRQKNNGKNHIPSSAHP from the coding sequence ATGAAGCCCTTCTCCAAAAAGAAGTATCAAAAAAAAAACCGTGGAATTCCACTCGGTGGGAAGAAGCACAATGGCCGACGTCGCTTGCGAAAGCGCCACACACACTCACCTCTCCTCTATTGGGGCCAACGCATCTTTCTTGCGCTCATTGGAGTCTCTGCCATGGTGTTCTGTCCCGCTCTCCTTTTCTACAGCCAAGCCAAATACCAAGGAGAAGAGCGTGAAATCGAAATCTCTCTTGAGGAAGTCCCCTCCATTCACGCTCTCGCCCATCAATTGGTTGAGCTAGGTGCCGCACAAGGGCCTACACCTCTGCTTTCTCTGTATATAGCAGCCACAGGCGGCACTGGACGCATTATGAAAGGGCCTCACTTCTTCACCAATCGGTTATCCCCCTACGAGCTGCTCGGGCGCCTGCGACGCAGCACATGGCTTCACCGGGTCAAAATTACTATCCCAGAAGGATGGACTCGATTTGATATCGCCAGGCTTCTCCATGAGCACCGCGTCTGCTCAAGCCGCTCTTTTTTAGTTGCTACGCTCGATCAAGCATTGCTCAAAACGCTTCAAATTCCGGCAAAAAGTGCAGAGGGATATCTCTTTCCTGCGACGTATGAATTTCTTCCCAATAGCACCCCTCAACAGCTCATCATGAGAATGAAAGAAGAATTCAACTTTCGTTACCGTGCTCTCGAAGCTCACCGCGCTCCTTCAGAAGAATCATCCCATCCATCAGGATGGGGGATGCACGCAATCGTCACACTCGCTTCCATCATTGAAAAAGAGGCCGCTGTGGACGAAGAGAGAGGTCTTATCGCAAGCGTTTTCCTCAATCGCCTCGTGTCCCCTTCGTTTCAGCCGAAGCTCCTTCAATCGGACGCCACAGCAGGTTACGGCTGTTTGACTTCTCCCCAACTCGATTCATGTACAGGATACAAAGGGAAAATAAAACGTAGCATTTTAGTCGATCCGATCAACCCTTACAATACCTACAAACATGAAGGGCTCCCTCCCGGCCCGATCAGTAATCCAGGAGCGAAATCACTTGAAGCAACGCTTTTTCCCCCTTCTAGCCCTTTTTTTTACTTCGTCAGCCGAGGAGAAGGGAGGCACACATTTTCAACGACATACGCAGAGCATATCGATGCTATCCGTCAAAAAAACAATGGGAAAAATCATATTCCCTCTTCAGCGCATCCATAG
- the ruvX gene encoding Holliday junction resolvase RuvX, protein MKGRTCALDISRTRVGVAVDDELRLFAHPRGTLNGRNQTLLLRQLQELVTREGITRFVIGLPLDMHGGEGDTARWVRRLAQAIQHATSTEVVLWDERWTTVEAKRRMQQTETPKRQHHAHTSIDEVAAVIILEAWLEANKAVEQL, encoded by the coding sequence ATGAAGGGTAGAACGTGCGCTCTCGACATAAGCCGCACGCGTGTTGGTGTAGCCGTAGACGACGAGCTGCGTCTATTCGCTCATCCTCGCGGTACGCTCAATGGACGTAATCAGACGCTGCTGCTCCGCCAACTTCAAGAGCTAGTCACACGGGAAGGGATCACACGCTTCGTGATCGGTCTACCACTTGATATGCACGGAGGGGAAGGGGACACCGCTCGTTGGGTTCGAAGATTAGCCCAGGCAATTCAACATGCAACCTCCACAGAAGTGGTACTATGGGATGAGCGGTGGACAACAGTAGAAGCCAAACGACGAATGCAACAAACAGAGACCCCTAAGCGTCAACACCACGCGCACACTTCTATCGACGAAGTGGCAGCAGTCATTATCCTTGAGGCTTGGCTCGAAGCGAACAAAGCTGTAGAGCAACTCTGA
- the pgl gene encoding 6-phosphogluconolactonase gives MKIAIPGELVVLSSEEMVAQEASKRIANAIREAARENERITLALSGGSTPRATYTALGREQQVQWELVEWFWVDERAVHPTSEESNFRLVRETLLDVLPISICWRIHRMAAEEEDLEKAARLYESCILERVQRNASGVPMLDVVVLGIGEDGHTASLFPHSPSLHERNQFVLYVPATEKRRARMTLSPLLIQAAKRIFVLAVGESKAKSLERAWACEGSLEETPARILRGAQGFVTWIVDQKAV, from the coding sequence ATGAAAATTGCGATTCCGGGCGAGCTTGTCGTGCTTTCTAGTGAGGAGATGGTCGCTCAAGAAGCGTCGAAGCGGATCGCCAATGCGATACGAGAAGCAGCCAGAGAGAATGAACGGATTACCCTCGCGTTAAGTGGGGGGTCCACACCACGAGCGACCTATACTGCCCTTGGGCGTGAGCAACAAGTGCAGTGGGAATTGGTGGAGTGGTTCTGGGTGGATGAGCGTGCGGTGCACCCCACTTCTGAAGAGAGCAATTTTCGTCTCGTCAGAGAAACGCTACTGGACGTTCTTCCGATCTCGATTTGCTGGCGTATTCATCGTATGGCAGCAGAGGAGGAAGATCTCGAGAAAGCCGCTCGGCTGTACGAGTCGTGTATTCTAGAGCGTGTGCAGCGCAATGCTTCTGGTGTGCCGATGTTGGATGTTGTGGTGCTTGGAATCGGAGAAGATGGCCATACAGCTTCTCTCTTTCCTCATTCTCCGTCTCTTCATGAACGGAATCAATTCGTTTTGTATGTGCCCGCAACAGAAAAAAGGCGTGCGCGGATGACACTCTCCCCTCTTCTCATTCAGGCTGCCAAACGGATTTTCGTCCTTGCTGTCGGGGAATCAAAGGCGAAATCTCTTGAGCGCGCGTGGGCGTGCGAAGGTTCGCTTGAAGAGACGCCGGCTCGCATTTTGCGAGGTGCTCAAGGGTTTGTCACTTGGATCGTTGATCAAAAAGCTGTATGA
- a CDS encoding OpcA/G6PD domain-containing protein, which translates to MIAFQSLSKLVDHLQNELHLLWKTPPDSGDKRLKTRVCTMNLIVVASSSECMRRYQKMMEKLFQRCPARIVMLTLDPLSDQKGVEGEVTAICDAGGLGGESFYLEQIKIIIKLQGDERNGKEENQRLSSALEALLISEMPTTLLWLCDVEEWSPSSEPLVYALARLAQRVVVSSHLTSLQGISSLIQWAKARSCPVSVIDLGWNALSPWREMCARFFEPSALDIEQFRIRELSLTQDSPESATIDAELLLLLGWFASQWGCDLISRSSSSFLLRQQHGEEINVHVNRSNERGVLHPPFPLSCFSFKAEDQWTMAQGRILRVSNQQDGALGARLVWHLKVGSHTEREQSLRLRSSEEIYCLEKALHGQYSDPHLVMVLHWLQHSSFLSLLY; encoded by the coding sequence ATGATCGCTTTTCAATCCTTAAGCAAGCTGGTCGACCACCTTCAGAACGAACTGCATTTACTCTGGAAGACGCCGCCCGATTCTGGAGATAAGCGTCTTAAAACACGTGTGTGTACCATGAATTTGATTGTGGTTGCTTCTTCTTCTGAATGCATGCGTAGGTATCAGAAGATGATGGAAAAATTATTCCAAAGATGTCCTGCGCGTATTGTTATGCTGACTTTGGATCCGCTGTCTGATCAAAAAGGGGTCGAAGGGGAGGTCACTGCCATTTGTGATGCAGGTGGCTTAGGAGGAGAGAGCTTCTATTTAGAGCAGATCAAGATTATCATTAAGCTACAAGGGGATGAGCGAAATGGGAAAGAAGAGAATCAGCGGCTGTCAAGCGCGCTAGAGGCTCTACTCATTTCCGAAATGCCTACCACTCTCTTGTGGCTCTGTGATGTTGAAGAATGGAGCCCCTCCTCAGAACCTCTTGTGTACGCTCTTGCTCGTCTGGCGCAGCGAGTTGTTGTGAGCAGCCATTTGACTTCTCTTCAAGGGATTTCTTCTTTGATCCAATGGGCTAAGGCACGTTCATGTCCTGTTTCTGTGATTGATTTGGGGTGGAACGCGCTCTCTCCATGGCGAGAGATGTGTGCCCGTTTTTTCGAACCCTCTGCTCTCGATATCGAACAATTCAGGATCAGAGAACTTTCCCTGACGCAGGATTCTCCAGAGAGCGCTACGATAGATGCTGAATTGCTTCTCTTATTGGGATGGTTCGCTTCTCAATGGGGATGTGATTTGATATCTCGTTCGAGCTCTTCCTTCCTGCTGCGTCAGCAACATGGAGAAGAGATAAATGTGCATGTGAATCGATCGAATGAAAGGGGAGTTCTACACCCTCCTTTTCCACTTTCATGTTTTTCTTTCAAAGCAGAGGACCAATGGACTATGGCTCAAGGGAGGATCCTGCGCGTTTCAAATCAACAGGATGGAGCGCTTGGGGCTCGACTTGTCTGGCATCTTAAAGTTGGTTCTCATACAGAAAGAGAACAGTCCCTTCGACTGCGATCCAGTGAAGAGATCTATTGCTTAGAAAAAGCGCTTCATGGTCAATATTCTGATCCTCATTTGGTAATGGTATTGCATTGGCTTCAACATTCTTCTTTTCTATCTCTCCTCTATTAA
- a CDS encoding MarR family winged helix-turn-helix transcriptional regulator: protein MVARNRLAYLVSKLTRELNCWGRECARMYHVTPQQVEALQAISAYRALSTSMLAMYIGIDPSTASRNLAGLERAGYVMRKKAKNDARQTEVYLTPRGTRIILRFEEGFSKKLHMVFAQFSGEEQQQILQSLEHLVEILRPRDERASIG, encoded by the coding sequence ATGGTCGCTCGTAACCGGCTTGCTTACCTGGTTTCTAAACTCACAAGAGAATTAAACTGTTGGGGTCGAGAATGTGCTCGAATGTACCACGTGACTCCCCAACAAGTGGAGGCCCTTCAGGCCATTAGCGCATATAGAGCTCTTTCCACGTCTATGCTCGCCATGTACATAGGCATTGATCCCTCTACGGCTAGCCGTAACCTGGCTGGTCTTGAGCGGGCGGGATATGTGATGAGGAAAAAGGCAAAAAATGATGCGAGACAGACGGAAGTCTACCTCACTCCTCGGGGGACACGGATCATCTTGCGTTTCGAGGAAGGCTTCAGCAAGAAACTGCACATGGTATTTGCTCAATTCTCTGGTGAAGAACAACAACAAATACTCCAGAGTTTGGAACATCTCGTAGAGATACTCAGACCGAGAGATGAAAGGGCATCAATTGGGTGA
- the glk gene encoding glucokinase — MILAGDIGGTNSRLALYTPDGRRSLRAESFQSRDYPSLEKIIRKFLGIHPPPISVACIGIAGPIVRQRCKATNLPWTIDAHILAHKLNIKRVVLINDLVALAFGALSISRNHIKLLQGEGFPKKKGANLIMVAAGTGLGEALLIWDGLRFIPCATEGGHVDFAPRNALEWRLYNYLQSLYGHVSYERILSGPGLTKLYDFFKNGEGIAETPSILKLLQNTPAQQHPAMITQLASDKRSPPAISAVKLFLSIYGAEAGNMALKTLSLGGVFIAGNIASQIFKTWDPAPFLSSFVDKGRFRKFLQQIPVAVVQNTDIGLAGSAYYATHP, encoded by the coding sequence GTGATTCTTGCAGGAGATATCGGAGGTACCAATTCGAGGCTAGCTCTTTACACACCTGATGGGCGCCGCAGTCTACGCGCAGAAAGTTTTCAAAGCCGAGATTACCCAAGTCTTGAAAAAATTATCCGAAAATTCTTAGGAATCCATCCGCCTCCGATTAGCGTTGCGTGTATTGGAATCGCAGGGCCTATTGTGCGGCAGCGGTGTAAAGCGACAAACCTGCCTTGGACGATAGATGCTCACATCCTCGCGCATAAGCTCAACATCAAACGAGTTGTGCTGATCAATGACTTGGTTGCTCTCGCCTTTGGAGCGCTCAGCATCTCCCGAAATCACATAAAACTCTTGCAGGGAGAGGGCTTCCCCAAGAAAAAAGGTGCGAATCTCATCATGGTAGCAGCAGGAACAGGGTTAGGAGAAGCATTGCTGATTTGGGATGGGCTTCGATTCATCCCATGCGCGACAGAAGGGGGTCATGTCGATTTTGCGCCGCGCAATGCGCTCGAATGGAGGCTTTACAATTATTTACAATCCCTCTACGGACATGTCAGTTATGAAAGGATTCTCTCGGGTCCTGGACTCACCAAACTGTACGATTTTTTTAAGAATGGCGAAGGGATCGCTGAAACCCCTTCAATTCTTAAGCTCTTACAGAACACACCTGCTCAGCAGCATCCTGCGATGATCACTCAACTGGCTTCTGACAAGAGGAGCCCCCCTGCGATCAGCGCAGTTAAATTATTTCTCAGCATTTATGGGGCTGAAGCGGGCAATATGGCCCTTAAAACCCTCTCATTAGGAGGCGTGTTCATCGCGGGCAACATTGCCTCCCAAATCTTTAAAACATGGGATCCTGCTCCTTTCCTCTCTTCTTTTGTGGATAAAGGACGTTTCCGCAAGTTTCTACAGCAAATCCCCGTGGCTGTTGTTCAAAACACGGACATTGGTCTAGCAGGAAGCGCTTACTACGCGACCCATCCTTAA
- the zwf gene encoding glucose-6-phosphate dehydrogenase: MNTTKNPLCCGLSEDRIADTCSIVIFGASGDLTRRKLMPALYNLAVEQLLPFRFAVVGVARKEKELSLFRDEMKEGISLFSRRKIEDETLWSDFEQGISYVQGSFNQKETYTRLKEHLEQVDRRRGTEGNRLFYLAVPPSELMSIVVQLREAGLVHPCGFSNGGMPWARVVFEKPFGYDLASAHRLNEIITTAFKEDQVYRIDHYLGKETVQNLLVFRFANSLFEPLWNSQHVDHVQITVAEDIGIEGRGKFYEETGIIRDVVQNHLLQLLCLTAMEPPLSLAPDAVRDEKVKVLRSLQPIERSQVPLAIVRGQYGRGFVRGDEVIAYREEKDVSSNSRVETFIAMKVWINNWRWSGVPFYIRAGKRLARRTTEIAIQFKKVPHTLFRAPDGGIAPNVLSMRIQPDEGIALRFISKEPGQHTILRDVAMDFRYGTAFGSNTPEAYERLLLDAMRGEATLFTRRDEVEEQWAYINQILDAWMHEADAPPPIYPSGTWGPEASHDLIARDGRRWRCP, translated from the coding sequence ATGAATACGACAAAAAATCCTTTGTGCTGCGGTCTCTCTGAAGACCGAATAGCAGATACCTGCTCGATTGTTATTTTCGGTGCATCGGGTGATTTAACGCGAAGAAAACTGATGCCTGCTCTTTATAATCTTGCCGTTGAACAACTGCTCCCCTTTCGCTTTGCAGTGGTGGGTGTGGCTAGAAAGGAAAAAGAGTTATCCCTGTTTCGAGATGAGATGAAAGAGGGGATCTCACTATTTTCAAGGCGGAAGATCGAAGATGAAACATTATGGAGTGATTTCGAACAGGGGATCAGTTATGTGCAAGGTTCTTTTAATCAGAAAGAGACCTATACGCGATTGAAAGAACATCTCGAGCAGGTTGATCGACGGCGAGGAACAGAAGGGAACCGCTTATTCTATCTCGCGGTTCCTCCTTCCGAGTTGATGTCGATCGTGGTTCAGTTGCGTGAGGCTGGTCTTGTGCATCCTTGCGGTTTTTCGAATGGAGGAATGCCCTGGGCGCGGGTCGTTTTTGAGAAACCTTTTGGATACGATCTTGCGAGTGCACATCGCCTTAATGAGATTATCACGACTGCTTTTAAAGAAGATCAAGTCTACCGCATTGATCACTACCTTGGAAAAGAGACCGTTCAGAACCTTCTTGTATTTCGATTTGCGAACAGTCTTTTTGAACCTCTTTGGAATAGTCAACATGTCGATCATGTGCAGATCACTGTGGCTGAAGATATTGGCATTGAAGGTCGAGGAAAATTCTATGAGGAAACTGGGATCATTCGAGATGTGGTTCAAAACCATCTTCTCCAACTTCTCTGCTTGACAGCAATGGAGCCTCCTCTCTCCTTAGCTCCTGATGCTGTTCGCGATGAAAAGGTCAAAGTGCTTCGTTCTCTTCAACCTATTGAACGCTCGCAAGTTCCTCTTGCTATTGTCCGTGGGCAATATGGGCGTGGATTTGTTCGGGGGGATGAAGTAATCGCTTACCGTGAAGAAAAGGATGTCTCTTCCAATTCGCGTGTTGAAACCTTCATCGCGATGAAGGTTTGGATTAATAATTGGCGATGGAGCGGTGTTCCCTTTTATATTCGTGCGGGGAAGAGACTAGCGCGAAGGACAACTGAAATCGCCATTCAGTTTAAGAAGGTTCCTCACACTCTCTTTCGTGCGCCAGATGGGGGGATTGCTCCGAATGTGCTGTCGATGCGGATTCAACCTGATGAAGGGATCGCGCTTCGATTCATTTCAAAGGAACCGGGGCAGCATACGATCCTACGAGATGTAGCTATGGATTTCCGTTATGGGACAGCTTTCGGCTCCAATACGCCAGAAGCCTATGAGCGCCTTTTGCTCGATGCGATGCGGGGGGAAGCAACGCTGTTTACCCGCCGCGATGAAGTAGAAGAGCAATGGGCCTACATCAATCAAATCCTCGATGCGTGGATGCATGAGGCGGATGCACCGCCTCCCATTTATCCATCTGGGACGTGGGGCCCTGAGGCTTCACATGATTTGATTGCACGCGATGGACGGCGATGGAGGTGTCCTTAA